Sequence from the Pectobacterium brasiliense genome:
TAAGGTCGTAAAGGGTGATAGCCTGAGTGCGATTGCTGCCCGTTACGGTGTCAGCATGAAAGAGATCCAACAGGCGAATAATATGCGCTCCGGCACGGTACAGCTGGGGCAAACGCTGGTTATTCCGTCTGTCTGATTCTTCATGCTGACGATGTCGATAGATTGAGGATAGTAAGAGGGATACGCCATGCCGATTCAGGTGTTGCCACCGCAACTGGCTAACCAGATCGCTGCCGGAGAAGTGGTTGAGCGTCCGGCTTCGGTCGTGAAGGAGCTGGTGGAAAACAGTCTGGATGCAGGTGCGACCCGGATTGATATCGACATAGAACGCGGCGGCGCGAAACTGATCCGTATTCGTGATAATGGTTCGGGGATCGGAAAGGATGAATTAACGCTGGCGCTGGCGCGTCATGCGACCAGCAAAATTGCCACGCTCGACGATCTGGAAGCCATCGTGAGTATGGGGTTTCGCGGAGAAGCGCTGGCAAGTATCAGTTCCGTCTCTCGTCTAACCCTGACATCGCGTACCGCCGAACAATCCGAAGCCTGGCAGGCCTACGCCGAAGGGCGTGACATGGCGGTGACGGTTAAACCCGCGGCTCACCCTGTGGGCACCACGCTGGAAGTGCTGGATCTGTTTTATAACACGCCCGCCCGCCGTAAATTTATGCGCACCGAAAAAACCGAATTCACACATATTGATGAGGTGGTGCGCCGCATCGCGCTGGCGCGTTTTGATGTCGCCATCACGCTGCATCATAACGGTAAGCTGATACGGCAGTACCGTGCTGCGCCGGATAAAAACCAGTATGAACGCCGTTTGGGCAGCATCTGCGGGGCGACGTTCCTGCAACATGCGCTGGTCGTGTCATGGCAACACGGCGATCTCACCATTCATGGCTGGGTGGCCGATCCGGTTGGGGCCAAGCAGCTGCCGGATATGCAATATTGTTACGTGAACCAGCGCATGATGCGTGACCGGCTGATTAATCATGCCATTCGGCAGGCTTATCAGGATCAGCTTAGTGACGAGCAGCAGCCCGCCTATGTGCTGTATCTGGAGATCGACCCGCATCAGGTGGATGTCAATGTGCATCCTGCCAAGCATGAGGTACGGTTCCATCAGGCGCGTCTGGTGCATGACTTCATCTATCAGGCGGTGATGTCCGTTCTGCAACAGGCATCCTCACCGGCGCTTGGCATAACAGAGCCGGAGACCGGGAAACCCGTGCAATGGCAGCAGGAAAACCGCACCGCCGCCGGTGAAAACCATTTTGCCCAGCCGTCACGCACCGATAGTTCGCCGTCGTATGGTGGGAAAACGCCGCGCGCAGGTCATTCCGGTCAGGCGAAAGAATCTGCTTATTCCGGCTATCAGCCAGCGAATCCGTACCAGAAGAAGCAGGGTGATCTGTATAAGGCGCTGCTGCAACCTGCGGATAACGCAGCAAGTGTACCGCCGTCGTCTGGCGAGCGTATTGCTGTACCGTCGAGTCACGTTATGTCGCCGGATAGGGTTGTCCCATCCTCGGTATCGCATGACGCACCGCCAAATCGAACCGCGACGGACACCGCAGCCAGCAATAACAAGCAACGTGCGCCGGTTGAATCACCGCTGGAAAGCCAATCAAACGGTTTTGGGCGGGTATTGACGGTTTATCCGCCGTGCTACGCGCTGTTGGAGTACCATAAAGGATTGGCGATGCTGTCGCTTTCCGTTGCTGAACGCTATCTGAAAGCGGTGCAGTTGACGCCATCGGAAGAAGGGTTGCGGGCGCAGCCGTTGCTGATTCCGCAGCGCCTGACGTTGAGTAAATCTGAGCTGAACGTTTTGTCTGCCCATCACGCTTTGCTGGCGCGTTTTGGTATTGATGTCGTGGTTGAGTCACAACGTGCCACATTGCGTGCCGTACCTTTACCATTGCGCCAACAAAATTTACAAAACTTGATCTCCGAACTGATAGGCTATCTGGCCGACTATCAGACGGTTGAGACACAGCAGGTGGAACCTGGCGAATTGGCGTCGTGGATGGCAACGCGATTGCAGAGTGAGCAGGAAAGCTGGAGTCATTCTCAAGCCATACAATTACTGGCGGATGTCGAGCGGCTTTGTCCGCAGTTGGCGAAAACGCCGCCGTCTGAACTTTTATCTATGATGGACATCCAGGATGCCATCAAGGCTTTAAAGCATGAGTGATGTAGAAAACGCGTCGTTGCCGCCCGCCATTTTTATCATGGGGCCGACGGCGTCAGGAAAAACGGCATTGGCAATGGCGTTACGAGAATATTTGCCAGTAGAGTTGATTAGCGTAGATTCCGCCCTCATCTATAAAGATATGGATATTGGGACAGCGAAACCGAGTGCGGAAGAGCTGGCACTGGCCCCGCATCGGTTAATCGACATTCTCGATCCGACAGAGTCCTATTCTGCGGCGGATTTTCGCCGTGATGCGCTACGTGAGATGGCGGACATTACCGCCGCCGGGCGCATTCCCCTGTTAGTCGGGGGAACGATGCTGTATTTCAAGGCGCTGCTGGAGGGACTTTCTCCTCTGCCGCCAGCCGATCCTGCCGTGCGCCAACGCATTGAAGAGCAGGCAAAAGAAATCGGCTGGGAAGCGATGCATCGGCAGCTCGGTGAGATCGATCCGGTAGCAGCAATTCGGATTCATCCAAATGATCCGCAGAGACTCTCGCGAGCACTGGAAGTTTTTTTCGTTTCAGGTAACACTTTAACTGAACTGACAAAAACGTCTGGCGACGCGCTGCCCTATCAGGTTCATCAGTTTGCTATCGCCCCGGCGACGCGTGAATTGTTGCATGAGCGGATTGAACAGCGTTTTCATCAGATGTTGGCGGCAGGTTTTGAGACAGAAGCCCGGACATTGTTTGCCCGGCATGACCTTCATACGGATATGCCCTCTATTCGTTGTGTTGGTTATCGCCAGATGTGGTCATATTTATCCGGTGAAATTGATTACGATGAGATGGTTTATCGGGGAATTTGTGCGACGCGTCAGTTAGCGAAGCGGCAAATGACCTGGTTGCGCGGTTGGGATGATGTCTGCTGGCTGGATAGCGAAAAACCGACTGAAGCACTGGACAAGGTGATACAGGTTGTTAGTGCATAGGTTGAGTGATTGTGTACAATCGGTGAGTCTCAGCGTGCAAGTTTTTTTACACCGTTATTTTAGAGCCGTAGGGTTCTTTGTTACAAACAACATACAAATAAGGAAAATATAGAATGGCTAAGGGGCAATCTTTGCAAGATCCGTTCTTGAACGCTTTGCGTCGTGAACGTGTTCCGGTTTCGATTTATTTGGTGAACGGTATTAAGTTGCAAGGTCAGATCGAATCTTTCGATCAGTTCGTGATTTTGTTGAAAAACACGGTAAGTCAGATGGTTTATAAGCACGCCATCTCTACAGTTGTTCCTTCTCGCCCAGTCTCTCACCATAGCAACAATCCAGGCGGCAGCAACAACTATCACGGTAGTAACACGACTGCTCAGCAGCAGTCGCAGGAAGCTGATGACGCCGAATAAGGCGTATTGTCAATTCACCACGGCGTGGGAGAGCTGGACGCATCGCTCGGCTCCTTCGCTGTGGTGTTTTTTGCTCGTTTGAGAGGTTACTCGCTTGTTTGACCGTTATGAATCAGGTGAACGGGCCATATTAGTTCATATTTTCTTTTCGCAAGATAGAGATACAGAAGATCTGCTGGAGTTTGAATCTCTGGTTTCTTCTGCCGGTATTGAATCCTTGCAGGTTGTTACTGGCAGCCGTAAGTCGCCTCACCCCAAGTATTTTGTCGGGGAAGGCAAAGCTGAAGAAATTGCTCAGGTAGTAAAAGAAACGGGCGCGTTTGTCGTGCTGTTTGATCATGCGCTGACGCCTGCTCAGGAACGTAATCTTGAGCGTTTGTGCGAGTGCCGAGTTATCGACCGTACCGGACTGATTTTAGATATTTTTGCCCAGCGTGCACGTACGCACGAGGGGAAATTACAGGTAGAACTGGCACAGCTGCGCCACCTTGCGACCCGACTGGTTCGCGGCTGGACGCACCTTGAACGTCAGAAAGGCGGTATCGGTTTGCGTGGCCCGGGTGAAACCCAGCTTGAAACCGACCGTCGTTTATTGCGTAACCGTATCATGCAGATACTGTCGCGTCTTGAACGGGTAGAAAAACAGCGTGAACAAGGGCGCCGGTCGCGGGTTCGTGCCGATGTCCCCACCGTTTCGCTGGTGGGCTATACCAACGCGGGTAAATCCACGCTGTTTAACACGATTACATCGGCGGGCGTCTATGCCGCCGATCAGTTATTTGCCACACTGGACCCAACATTGCGCCGCATTCAAGTGGATGATGTGGGTGATACGGTGCTGGCGGATACCGTAGGTTTTATCCGGCAGTTACCCCATGATTTGGTGGCTGCGTTTAAGGCTACATTACAGGAAACACGTCAGGCCTCGCTGCTGCTGCACGTTGTTGATGCCGCCGATCCTCGTCTTGACGAGAACATTGAAGCGGTTGATGACGTATTGGCGGAAATTGAGGCGGACGAAATACCTGCGCTGTTGGTAATGAACAAGATTGATATGCTGGATGATTTCGTTCCGCGTATCGATCGCAACGAAGAGAATCTACCGGTACGGGTCTGGCTTTCAGCACAGACTGGTGATGGTATTCCGTTGCTATTTCAGGCATTGACTGAGCGGCTTTCTGGGGAAATCGCACAACATACTTTGCATCTTCCCCCGCAGGCAGGACGCTTGCGTAGTCGTTTTTACCAGCTTCAGGCAATAGAAAAAGAATGGATTGAAGAGGATGGGCAAATTGGTCTGGTTATTCGTATGCCGATTGCTGACTGGCACCGCCTCTGCAAAAAAGAGCAGGAACTGCTGGACTATATTGTCTGATTTGACTGGTACAAACAGTCTGAGCGGCGAAATAGTCTGACGGACTCTGGGATATTGAACCTGAAGAACACCTATCATAAAGAATGGAGCTAAAACATGGCGTGGAATCAGCCCGGTAATAACGGACAAGACCGCGACCCGTGGGGGAGCAGCAGCAATAATGGCGGCAACTCTGGCGGAAATAACAATAAAGGTGGCCGAGATCAGGGGCCGCCGGATCTGGACGACATCTTCCGTAAACTGAGCAAAAAACTCGGCGATCTGGGTGGCGGAAAAGGTTCTGGCTCAAGCAACAGCGGAAATTCTGGCGGCCCAGCACTGGGTGGCCGGATTGTCGGTATCGCTGCCGTCGCTGCGGTTGTCATCTGGGCTGCTACTGGTTTCTATACCATTAAAGAAGCGGAACGCGGTGTCGTCACGCGCTTTGGTAAATTCAGCCATTTGGTTGGTCCGGGTCTTAACTGGAAACCGACCTTCATCGATTCTGTTCGCGCGGTGAACGTTGAATCGGTGCGTGAATTGGCGACGTCGGGCGTGATGTTGACGTCAGATGAAAACGTCGTGCGCGTTGAAATGAACGTGCAGTATCGTGTCACGCAGCCAGAACAATATCTGTTCAGTGTAACCAATGCGGATGACAGCCTGCGTCAGGCAACTGACAGCGCGCTGCGTGGCGTTATTGGTAAGTACACGATGGACAAAATTTTGACCGAAGGCCGTACCATTGTGCGTACGGATACTCAGCGTGTACTGGAAGAAACTGTTCGTCCGTACAACATGGGTATCACGCTGCTGGACGTCAACTTCCAGACCGCACGTCCGCCGGAAGAAGTGAAGGCCGCGTTTGATGATGCGATTGCCGCACGTGAAAACGAACAGCAATATATTCGTGAAGCGGAAGCGTACGCGAACGAAGTGCAGCCACGTGCTAACGGTCAGGCGCAACGTATTCTGGAAGAGTCTCGCGCTTATAAAACCCGTACCGTTCTGGAAGCTCAGGGTGAAGTTGCCCGTTTTGCCAGAGTTTTACCGGAATATAAAGCTGCACCGGAAATCACCCGTGAGCGTTTGTATATCGAAACGATGGAACGCGTACTGAGCCATACCCGTAAAGTTCTGGTCAATGACAAGGGGGGCAACCTGATGGTGCTGCCGTTGGATCAGATGCTGCGTGGACAAGGCGGTGAAAATACGCAAAGCAATAACAGCAGCAGCGCTAACCCACTGCGTTTGCCTGGCAACAGCAGCGGTGCGACGAATAGCAATCAAACGCGCAGCAGTAACAATGGAAATATCATGGATCAGCGCAGAGCAAATGCGCAGCGTGATGACTTCACTCGAGTAGGGAGAGAATAATCGATGCGTAAGCCCTTACTATTTATCCTGATCCTGGTACTGATGGTGGTCTATGCGTCACTGTTTGTGGTGCAGGAAGGCCAGCGCGGCATTGTGATGCGTTTCGGCAAAGTATTGCGTGATGACGACAATAAGCCGCTGATCTATGCACCGGGATTGCAGTTCAAGATTCCGTTTATCGACTCAGTGAAAATGCTGGATGCGCGTATCCAGACCATGGAAAACCAGGCTGACCGCTTTATCACCAAAGAGCAGAAAGACCTGATTGTCGATTCTTACCTTAAATGGCGTATCAGCGATTTCAGCCGTTACTATCTGGCAACGGGCGGTGGTGATATCTCTCAGGCTGAAGTGCTGCTGAAACGTAAGTTCAGTGACCGTCTGCGTTCCGAGATTGGTCGTCTGGATGTGAAAGGCATTGTTACCGACTCGCGTGGTCAACTGATGTCTGACGTGCGTGAAGCGCTGAATACCGGTACCGGTGAAACGACCGAAGCCGATAATGCGATTGCTTCTGCTGCTGCGCGTGTTGAGAAAGAGACAACGAGCAACGAACCTCATATCAACCCTAACAGTATGGCTGCGCTGGGTATTGAGGTTATCGATGTGCGAATTAAGCAAATCAACCTGCCAACTGAAGTCTCTGACGCGATTTATCAACGTATGCGTGCAGAGCGTGAAGCGGTAGCGCGTCGCCACCGTTCACAAGGTCAGGAAGAGGCTGAAAAGCTGAAAGCGACGGCCGACTATGAAGTCACCCGTACGCTGGCTGAAGCTGAACGTCAGGGACGTATCACCCGTGGTGAAGGGGATGCCGAAGCGGCGAAACTGTTTGCTAACGCATTCAGTGAAGATCCTGACTTCTACTCTTTCGTTCGTAGCCTGCGCGCGTATGAAAGCAGCTTCAGTAATAATCAGGACGTGATGGTGCTCAGCCCGGATAGCGACTTCTTCCGCTACATGAAGTCACCGGAAAGCAGCATGGTTCCACGCCGCTGATAGTCATTCACTGACGTCTTATCAAGCCCGGGTTCTTTCTCCGGGCTTTTTTTTGCCATTTTCTGGCAGAGACAAATCCAAGCGTTTGGTCCTGTTTGTACTTAAAGCAGGAAAGGGGGTGGTTATGAATTCAACGATTTGGCTGGCGCTCGGGCTGGTTTTGGTGCTCGAAGGATTGGGGCCGCTACTGTTTCCCCGCCTCTGGCGACGTATGATTTTGGGAATAGCGCAGTTGCCGGATACTATTTTGCGCCGTTTTGGCGGCGGAATAGTTGTTGCAGGGTGCGTGATCTACTACATGTTGCGTAGCCGGATGGGTGGCTAAAATTAAGCGGAAAAATGTGCGCAATCGTGTGCTAAAAGTACTGAAAGCATCCAAATGAGATGGTAGAATCCTTTTTTAAGCAACCTGGTGATTCTTGAAATGGGTAAGAACGTCGTCGTACTGGGCACCCAATGGGGTGACGAAGGTAAAGGCAAGGTCGTTGACCTGCTGACTGAACGGGCTAAATATGTTGTGCGCTATCAGGGTGGACACAACGCTGGCCACACGCTGGTTATCAACGGTGAAAAAACCGTCCTTCATTTAATTCCTTCTGGCATTCTGCGTGAAAATGTTGTCAGCATCATCGGTAACGGTGTTGTGCTGGCGCCTGACGCATTGATGAAAGAAATGACGGAGCTTGAAGCGCGTGGCGTCCCGGTACGCGAACGTCTGCTGCTTTCTGAAGCCTGTCCGTTAATCCTGCCTTATCACGTCGCGCTGGATAACGCGCGTGAAAAAGCGCGTGGTGCGAAAGCAATTGGTACGACTGGCCGTGGTATCGGCCCTGCGTATGAAGATAAAGTTGCTCGCCGTGGCCTGCGCGTTGGCGATCTGTTTGATAAAGAAACCTTTGCTGTCAAACTGAAAGAGATCGTCGAATACCATAACTTCCAGTTGGTTAACTACTATAAAGCGGATGCCGTCGACTACCAGAAAGTGTTGGACGACGTGTTAGCGATTGCCGATATTCTGACTGGCATGGTCGTTGATGTTTCCGATCTGCTGTACAAAGCGCACTTGCGTGGCGATTTCGTCATGTTTGAAGGCGCGCAGGGTACACTGCTGGATATCGACCACGGTACTTATCCGTACGTGACCTCTTCAAACACCACTGCGGGCGGCGTTGCTACCGGCTCTGGTCTGGGTCCACGCTATGTAGACTACGTACTGGGTATCGTTAAAGCTTACTCTACCCGTGTAGGTGCAGGTCCATTCCCGACTGAACTGTTTGAAGACGTGGGCGAGCATCTGTCTCAGAAAGGTAACGAGTTTGGCGCGACCACGGGTCGTCGTCGTCGTACCGGCTGGCTGGATGCGGTTGCCGTACGTCGTGCAGTACAGATCAACTCGCTGTCTGGTTTCTGCCTGACCAAGCTGGATGTTCTGGACGGCCTGAAAGAGATTAAAATCTGCGTAGGCTATCGCCTGCCGAACGGCACCGAAGTGGATACCACTCCGCTCGCTGCTGAAGGCTGGGAAGGTCTTGAGCCGATTTACGAAACGATGCCAGGTTGGTCTGAAAGCACGTTTGGTGTGAAAGATCACAGCAAACTGCCGCAGGCTGCGCTGAACTACATCAAACGTATCGAAGAAATCACTGGTGTGCCGATTGATATTATTTCTACCGGCCCAGATCGTAGCGAAACGATGGTGCTGCGCGATCCGTTCGACGCTTGATTTTGCCACCCTTAATGGGTGAGGCGAAGATGAAAAAGGACGGGATTCCCGTCCTTTTTGCTATCTGCCGTTTGGCCGTCGTGGTGTGAACGACGACGGCTTCTACCTGTTATTCCTGAACGTCTTTGGCCTTCTGCGCTTTGTTCTTCAGGCCATCCAGCAGCTTATTGTGGATATTGCCGAACCCGCCGTTGCTCATCACCAGAATGTGGTCGCCAGGCTGTGCGGTCTTGACGATGTTTTCTACCAGCGTGTCAATATCTGCGCT
This genomic interval carries:
- the mutL gene encoding DNA mismatch repair endonuclease MutL, with the translated sequence MPIQVLPPQLANQIAAGEVVERPASVVKELVENSLDAGATRIDIDIERGGAKLIRIRDNGSGIGKDELTLALARHATSKIATLDDLEAIVSMGFRGEALASISSVSRLTLTSRTAEQSEAWQAYAEGRDMAVTVKPAAHPVGTTLEVLDLFYNTPARRKFMRTEKTEFTHIDEVVRRIALARFDVAITLHHNGKLIRQYRAAPDKNQYERRLGSICGATFLQHALVVSWQHGDLTIHGWVADPVGAKQLPDMQYCYVNQRMMRDRLINHAIRQAYQDQLSDEQQPAYVLYLEIDPHQVDVNVHPAKHEVRFHQARLVHDFIYQAVMSVLQQASSPALGITEPETGKPVQWQQENRTAAGENHFAQPSRTDSSPSYGGKTPRAGHSGQAKESAYSGYQPANPYQKKQGDLYKALLQPADNAASVPPSSGERIAVPSSHVMSPDRVVPSSVSHDAPPNRTATDTAASNNKQRAPVESPLESQSNGFGRVLTVYPPCYALLEYHKGLAMLSLSVAERYLKAVQLTPSEEGLRAQPLLIPQRLTLSKSELNVLSAHHALLARFGIDVVVESQRATLRAVPLPLRQQNLQNLISELIGYLADYQTVETQQVEPGELASWMATRLQSEQESWSHSQAIQLLADVERLCPQLAKTPPSELLSMMDIQDAIKALKHE
- the miaA gene encoding tRNA (adenosine(37)-N6)-dimethylallyltransferase MiaA, which codes for MSDVENASLPPAIFIMGPTASGKTALAMALREYLPVELISVDSALIYKDMDIGTAKPSAEELALAPHRLIDILDPTESYSAADFRRDALREMADITAAGRIPLLVGGTMLYFKALLEGLSPLPPADPAVRQRIEEQAKEIGWEAMHRQLGEIDPVAAIRIHPNDPQRLSRALEVFFVSGNTLTELTKTSGDALPYQVHQFAIAPATRELLHERIEQRFHQMLAAGFETEARTLFARHDLHTDMPSIRCVGYRQMWSYLSGEIDYDEMVYRGICATRQLAKRQMTWLRGWDDVCWLDSEKPTEALDKVIQVVSA
- the hfq gene encoding RNA chaperone Hfq, whose product is MAKGQSLQDPFLNALRRERVPVSIYLVNGIKLQGQIESFDQFVILLKNTVSQMVYKHAISTVVPSRPVSHHSNNPGGSNNYHGSNTTAQQQSQEADDAE
- the hflX gene encoding ribosome rescue GTPase HflX translates to MFDRYESGERAILVHIFFSQDRDTEDLLEFESLVSSAGIESLQVVTGSRKSPHPKYFVGEGKAEEIAQVVKETGAFVVLFDHALTPAQERNLERLCECRVIDRTGLILDIFAQRARTHEGKLQVELAQLRHLATRLVRGWTHLERQKGGIGLRGPGETQLETDRRLLRNRIMQILSRLERVEKQREQGRRSRVRADVPTVSLVGYTNAGKSTLFNTITSAGVYAADQLFATLDPTLRRIQVDDVGDTVLADTVGFIRQLPHDLVAAFKATLQETRQASLLLHVVDAADPRLDENIEAVDDVLAEIEADEIPALLVMNKIDMLDDFVPRIDRNEENLPVRVWLSAQTGDGIPLLFQALTERLSGEIAQHTLHLPPQAGRLRSRFYQLQAIEKEWIEEDGQIGLVIRMPIADWHRLCKKEQELLDYIV
- the hflK gene encoding FtsH protease activity modulator HflK; its protein translation is MAWNQPGNNGQDRDPWGSSSNNGGNSGGNNNKGGRDQGPPDLDDIFRKLSKKLGDLGGGKGSGSSNSGNSGGPALGGRIVGIAAVAAVVIWAATGFYTIKEAERGVVTRFGKFSHLVGPGLNWKPTFIDSVRAVNVESVRELATSGVMLTSDENVVRVEMNVQYRVTQPEQYLFSVTNADDSLRQATDSALRGVIGKYTMDKILTEGRTIVRTDTQRVLEETVRPYNMGITLLDVNFQTARPPEEVKAAFDDAIAARENEQQYIREAEAYANEVQPRANGQAQRILEESRAYKTRTVLEAQGEVARFARVLPEYKAAPEITRERLYIETMERVLSHTRKVLVNDKGGNLMVLPLDQMLRGQGGENTQSNNSSSANPLRLPGNSSGATNSNQTRSSNNGNIMDQRRANAQRDDFTRVGRE
- the hflC gene encoding protease modulator HflC, which encodes MRKPLLFILILVLMVVYASLFVVQEGQRGIVMRFGKVLRDDDNKPLIYAPGLQFKIPFIDSVKMLDARIQTMENQADRFITKEQKDLIVDSYLKWRISDFSRYYLATGGGDISQAEVLLKRKFSDRLRSEIGRLDVKGIVTDSRGQLMSDVREALNTGTGETTEADNAIASAAARVEKETTSNEPHINPNSMAALGIEVIDVRIKQINLPTEVSDAIYQRMRAEREAVARRHRSQGQEEAEKLKATADYEVTRTLAEAERQGRITRGEGDAEAAKLFANAFSEDPDFYSFVRSLRAYESSFSNNQDVMVLSPDSDFFRYMKSPESSMVPRR
- a CDS encoding DUF2065 domain-containing protein, with the protein product MNSTIWLALGLVLVLEGLGPLLFPRLWRRMILGIAQLPDTILRRFGGGIVVAGCVIYYMLRSRMGG
- a CDS encoding adenylosuccinate synthase gives rise to the protein MGKNVVVLGTQWGDEGKGKVVDLLTERAKYVVRYQGGHNAGHTLVINGEKTVLHLIPSGILRENVVSIIGNGVVLAPDALMKEMTELEARGVPVRERLLLSEACPLILPYHVALDNAREKARGAKAIGTTGRGIGPAYEDKVARRGLRVGDLFDKETFAVKLKEIVEYHNFQLVNYYKADAVDYQKVLDDVLAIADILTGMVVDVSDLLYKAHLRGDFVMFEGAQGTLLDIDHGTYPYVTSSNTTAGGVATGSGLGPRYVDYVLGIVKAYSTRVGAGPFPTELFEDVGEHLSQKGNEFGATTGRRRRTGWLDAVAVRRAVQINSLSGFCLTKLDVLDGLKEIKICVGYRLPNGTEVDTTPLAAEGWEGLEPIYETMPGWSESTFGVKDHSKLPQAALNYIKRIEEITGVPIDIISTGPDRSETMVLRDPFDA